TGGAGCGCCACAATCCGCAGCTGCTGAAAAAAACGCAGATCGTGGTTCTGACCAAAACAGACATCACCGAGGTCCGCGAAAGGATTGAAGGCGTTCTGCCGTTCTTCGAGGCCCGTGGGTATCGGGTGTTCCCCATCTCCGCCGTCACCGGCGACGGGGTGCCGGAGCTGGTGTCCGCCGTTGGAGGCGTGTTGGAAGCCCGGCGCCGCCTGCAGGCGGGTGAGGCGAACGACACGCCTTGACAAGGGCCGGTTGAGAAGGGTAAGATTGCGCGGAATTTCAAAGTAAATTCCGCGACTTCCATGAAAGTTTCGCTTTATGCGCAAGATTCTTTTCTCTCACGTCCGGCGGGTGGTGGTCAAGATCGGCAGCGGGGTTGTCTCCAACCAGAACGGTCTGGACGTTCCCCGGATCGCATCACTTTCCCAGGATGTCTGCGCCCTGCTCGAACGGGGTTATGAGATCGTTCTGGTGTCTTCGGGAGCGGTGGCCGCCGGCAAGGGTGATCTGGGGATCGTCGGACGTCCTCCTTCCATCCCCTTGAAACAGGCTGCGGCCGCCATCGGCCAGAGTCGCCTGATGCGGGCCTACAAGGAGGGGTTTGTGGTTCGGGAGCGCAAAGTGGCCCAGGTCCTGCTCACCCGTGACGATCTGGCAAACCGCCGTCGCTATCTCAATGCCCGCAATACCCTGATGACCCTGCTGGAATACGGAATCACCCCCATCATCAACGAAAATGATACCGTAGTGGTGGACGAGATTCGCTTCGGCGACAACGACAATCTCTCCGCCATGGTGACCAATCTGGCCGAGGCTAATCTTCTGGTCATCCTCTCCGATGTGGACGGCCTCTTCGACAGCGACCCCACCCGGAACCCCGGTGCCCGGCTGATTCCGGAGGTCGAGCGCATCACCCCGGAAATCGAGGCGATGGCCGGAACCGCCGGAACAGCGCTGGGCACCGGCGGCATGGTCACCAAGATCAAGGCCGCCAAGCGGGCAGCCCTCTATGGCGTGGGTACGGTGGTCCTCAACGGCCGCACTCCCGGCGCTTTGACCCGCCTCTTCGACGGCGAGGACCTGGGAACCTATTTTCTTCCCGGAAACAATCGGATGGCCGCCAAAAAGCACTGGATCGCCTTCACCAAGAAGCCTCGGGGCAAGCTCTTCGTGGACGACGGGGCAAAGCGCGCCGTTTTGGACGGAGGCAAGAGCCTTCTGCCCTCTGGGATAAACGGAGTGGAGGGAGGCTTCGATCGGGGAGATGCGGTGCGCCTCTGCGATCAGAACGGGGTGGAATTCGCCAAGGGGGTCATCAATTACGCCTTGCCCGAGCTGCTGCGGATCATGGGTAAGAAAACCGGTGAAATCGAGAAGATTCTCGGTTACAAGTACGGGGACGAAGTGATTCATCGGGACAATCTCGTTCTAAAAAAATAGGTCAAAGGATAAAGGTAAAAGGTTAAAGGACAACCGTTTTTTGTCCTTCCTTTTACCTTTAGCCTTGAACCTTTAACCTGCTTTTTTGGAGTTTATCGATGAGCGTACGCGACGAAATGCGACAGCTGGCCCGGGAGGCGAAGGAGGCGGCGCGTATCATGGCCGGTCTCTCTTCCGGGGTCAAGAACGACCTTCTGCAGCACATGGCCGATGCCCTGGAAGCCGAGACAAAAGAGCTGATTTCGGCCAATGAAGCCGATCTGGCCGCCGCCCGGAAGCAAGGACTGCCGTCCGCCATGATCGATCGCCTTGTGCTGGACGAGAAGCGGATCGGGGACATGGCGTCGGGACTGCGCGAAGTCGCCGAATTGCCTGATCCGGTGGGTGAAATCACAGGCATGTGGCGACGCCCCAACGGCATTCAGGTCGGCAGGATGCGCATCCCTTTGGGGGTCATCGGCATCATCTACGAATCGCGCCCCAACGTCACCGCCGATGCCGCCGGTCTGTGCCTCAAAAGCGGTAATGCGGTCGTCCTGCGCGGCGGCTCGGAATCGATCCATTCCAACACCGCCATCGGCCGGATT
The genomic region above belongs to Desulfuromonas sp. TF and contains:
- the proB gene encoding glutamate 5-kinase, with amino-acid sequence MRKILFSHVRRVVVKIGSGVVSNQNGLDVPRIASLSQDVCALLERGYEIVLVSSGAVAAGKGDLGIVGRPPSIPLKQAAAAIGQSRLMRAYKEGFVVRERKVAQVLLTRDDLANRRRYLNARNTLMTLLEYGITPIINENDTVVVDEIRFGDNDNLSAMVTNLAEANLLVILSDVDGLFDSDPTRNPGARLIPEVERITPEIEAMAGTAGTALGTGGMVTKIKAAKRAALYGVGTVVLNGRTPGALTRLFDGEDLGTYFLPGNNRMAAKKHWIAFTKKPRGKLFVDDGAKRAVLDGGKSLLPSGINGVEGGFDRGDAVRLCDQNGVEFAKGVINYALPELLRIMGKKTGEIEKILGYKYGDEVIHRDNLVLKK